In one window of Nocardia brasiliensis DNA:
- a CDS encoding cytochrome c oxidase assembly protein yields MSSALGPSASPDLESTRPAATYAVVIALSAAIAAVVAALVVGLSAAQALSLLGIPDPGALTTYGLPAVRALADLSAALTVGALLFAAFLVSPQASGLLDVGGYRAVRRASNFALLWACCAALLIPLTVSDTTGQPVRDTLHPVALWRAIDQIELAGAWRTTVLFALIVAVGARLALRWGWTPVLFGASIVTMMPLALTGHSSSGGAHDVATNSLILHLVSAAVWVGGLFALLAHARRGGAHTGLAARRFSLTATVAFVTIGVSGVINSWVRVPWDELFTSTYGKLVLAKAAALVVLGVFGYAQRRAALPALAADPKDRGALIRFAGVEVLVFAATMGLAVGLGRTPPPPPTSIPSLAEVELGYNLDGPPTVARMLFDWRFDLIFGTLAILLAIAYLLGVRRLRARGDAWPIGRTIAWLSGCAVLLLATSSGVGRYAPAMFSVHMGAHMALSMLAPILFALGGAVTLALRALPPAGRDGAPGPREWILAAVHNPVSRLLTNPIIASVIFVGGFYALYLGGIFDTFADSHAAHLLMNLHFLLSGYLFYWVVIGIDPKPRRVEPLTKLAMVFGSLPFHAFFGIALMSMTTVLGGWFYRGLGLDWNGDLLGDQRTGGSLAWASGEVPLVVVMLALLIQWSRSDKRLAQRTDRAADRDHDAELAAHNAMFAELAKRDRGVQKSASDPAQP; encoded by the coding sequence ATGTCGTCTGCGCTTGGCCCGTCCGCTTCCCCTGATCTGGAGAGCACTCGGCCCGCGGCGACATATGCGGTGGTGATCGCGCTTTCCGCGGCGATCGCGGCGGTGGTCGCGGCGCTCGTGGTCGGGCTGTCGGCGGCGCAGGCGCTGAGTTTGCTCGGCATTCCCGATCCCGGCGCGTTGACCACCTACGGTCTGCCCGCGGTGCGCGCGCTCGCGGATCTGTCCGCGGCGTTGACGGTCGGCGCCCTGCTGTTCGCGGCGTTTCTGGTGTCGCCGCAGGCGAGCGGGCTGCTGGACGTTGGCGGATATCGCGCGGTCCGGCGCGCTTCCAACTTCGCGCTGCTCTGGGCTTGCTGTGCGGCGCTGCTGATTCCGTTGACCGTGTCCGACACGACCGGCCAACCGGTGCGCGACACGCTGCACCCGGTGGCGCTGTGGCGCGCCATCGATCAGATCGAGCTGGCCGGCGCGTGGCGCACGACGGTGCTGTTCGCGTTGATCGTCGCGGTCGGCGCCCGGCTGGCGTTGCGCTGGGGTTGGACGCCGGTGCTGTTCGGTGCGTCGATCGTGACGATGATGCCGCTCGCGCTGACCGGTCACTCGTCGTCCGGCGGCGCGCACGACGTGGCCACCAACAGCCTGATCCTGCACCTGGTTTCGGCCGCGGTGTGGGTCGGCGGCCTGTTCGCGCTGCTGGCGCACGCCCGCCGCGGCGGCGCGCACACCGGACTGGCCGCGCGCCGCTTCTCGCTGACGGCCACCGTCGCGTTCGTCACGATCGGGGTGAGCGGGGTGATCAACTCGTGGGTTCGGGTGCCCTGGGACGAGCTGTTCACCAGCACCTACGGAAAACTGGTGCTGGCCAAGGCGGCGGCCCTGGTGGTCCTGGGCGTTTTCGGTTACGCGCAGCGGCGCGCGGCGCTGCCCGCGCTGGCGGCCGATCCGAAGGACCGCGGCGCGCTGATCCGGTTCGCCGGGGTCGAGGTGCTGGTGTTCGCGGCGACCATGGGGCTCGCGGTCGGCCTCGGCCGCACCCCGCCACCGCCGCCGACCAGCATCCCCTCGCTCGCGGAGGTGGAGCTCGGCTACAACCTGGACGGTCCGCCGACGGTGGCGCGCATGCTGTTCGACTGGCGCTTCGATCTGATCTTCGGCACGTTGGCGATTCTGCTGGCGATCGCGTACCTGCTGGGCGTGCGCAGGCTGCGGGCCCGCGGCGACGCCTGGCCGATCGGGCGGACGATCGCGTGGCTGTCCGGCTGTGCGGTGCTGCTGCTGGCCACCTCGTCCGGCGTCGGGCGGTACGCGCCGGCCATGTTCAGCGTGCACATGGGCGCGCACATGGCACTGTCCATGCTGGCGCCGATCCTGTTCGCGCTCGGCGGCGCGGTGACGCTGGCACTGCGGGCACTGCCGCCCGCGGGACGCGACGGCGCTCCCGGTCCGCGCGAATGGATCCTGGCCGCGGTGCACAATCCGGTGTCGCGCTTGCTGACCAACCCGATCATCGCCTCGGTGATCTTCGTCGGCGGGTTCTACGCGCTGTACCTCGGCGGAATCTTCGACACGTTCGCCGACTCCCATGCGGCGCACCTGCTGATGAACCTGCACTTCTTACTCAGCGGCTACCTGTTCTACTGGGTGGTGATCGGCATCGACCCGAAACCTCGCCGGGTGGAACCGCTGACCAAGCTGGCCATGGTGTTCGGCTCGCTGCCGTTCCACGCCTTCTTCGGGATCGCGCTGATGAGCATGACCACCGTGCTCGGCGGCTGGTTCTATCGCGGCCTCGGACTCGACTGGAACGGTGACCTGCTCGGCGATCAACGCACCGGCGGCAGCCTGGCCTGGGCGAGCGGCGAGGTGCCGCTCGTGGTGGTGATGCTCGCGCTGCTGATCCAATGGTCACGCAGCGACAAGCGTTTGGCGCAACGCACAGACCGGGCCGCCGACCGCGACCACGACGCGGAGCTCGCCGCGCACAACGCGATGTTCGCCGAACTGGCCAAACGCGATCGGGGAGTACAGAAGTCGGCGAGCGACCCGGCGCAACCGTGA
- a CDS encoding serine/threonine dehydratase, with translation MVFPEHDHSDRVHRSDVRAARRRLTGRTRKTPVFHTCVDGPDGPVPVTMKLEYLQYGGTFKARGSLNALLAAPDCAEQVVIASGGNAGIAAALAAAQLGKSCTVVVPESAPHTKVAAMWSHGAEVLWHGTTYAEALDHATELAMERKALRLHAYDLPAVVAGAGVVGLEIEEQVRGRPPVLAAVGGGGLVAGIAAAIGRRQRVIGVEPEGIPTLHAALAANRPVEVAVSSIVAESLGATRIGDIAMDAARRYDIGALLVTDDAITTARDYLWREFRIVVELAGAVALAAVQSGVYVPAVGERPVIVLCGANTDVASL, from the coding sequence ATGGTCTTTCCCGAACACGACCACAGCGACCGTGTCCATCGTTCCGATGTGCGGGCCGCGCGCAGGCGACTGACCGGACGCACCCGTAAGACCCCGGTCTTCCACACCTGCGTCGACGGCCCGGACGGTCCGGTCCCGGTTACCATGAAGCTCGAATACCTCCAGTACGGCGGCACTTTCAAGGCGCGTGGCAGCCTCAACGCGCTGCTGGCTGCTCCGGATTGCGCCGAGCAGGTGGTGATCGCCTCGGGCGGGAACGCGGGCATCGCCGCCGCCCTGGCCGCCGCGCAGCTCGGGAAGTCCTGCACCGTGGTCGTTCCCGAATCGGCGCCGCACACCAAGGTGGCCGCGATGTGGTCGCACGGCGCCGAAGTGCTCTGGCACGGAACCACTTACGCCGAGGCGCTCGACCACGCCACCGAATTGGCAATGGAACGCAAGGCATTGCGTCTGCATGCTTACGACCTGCCCGCCGTTGTCGCCGGCGCGGGCGTGGTCGGGCTGGAGATCGAGGAGCAGGTGCGCGGCCGCCCGCCGGTGCTCGCCGCGGTCGGCGGGGGCGGGTTGGTCGCGGGCATCGCCGCGGCGATCGGCAGGCGCCAGCGGGTGATCGGTGTCGAGCCGGAGGGCATCCCCACCCTGCACGCCGCGCTCGCGGCGAACCGGCCGGTCGAGGTCGCGGTGTCGAGCATCGTGGCGGAATCCTTGGGCGCCACCAGGATCGGCGATATCGCGATGGACGCGGCGCGGCGCTACGACATCGGCGCACTGCTGGTCACCGACGACGCGATCACCACGGCACGTGATTATCTGTGGCGAGAGTTCCGGATCGTGGTGGAGCTGGCCGGTGCGGTGGCGCTGGCCGCGGTGCAGAGCGGTGTGTACGTTCCGGCGGTCGGCGAGCGGCCCGTCATCGTGCTCTGTGGTGCGAATACCGACGTCGCGTCGCTCTGA
- a CDS encoding single-stranded DNA-binding protein translates to MYEANATVIGTIVNHPVRRDLSNGEQVLTFRMASNSRRLDHTTGEWVDNGTLFLTVSCWRRLVAGVEASLRRGDPVLAYGQLRSREYRGKDGMARRDLEMRATAVGPDLARCTAQVTRWSAERWTDEPAPALPVAASGVLSDALPPEQPSHPVTQDEALPAPV, encoded by the coding sequence ATGTACGAGGCGAATGCGACCGTGATCGGCACGATCGTGAACCATCCGGTGAGGCGGGACCTGTCCAACGGCGAGCAGGTGCTGACCTTCCGGATGGCGAGCAACTCGCGCAGGCTCGACCACACGACCGGGGAGTGGGTGGACAACGGCACGTTGTTTCTCACCGTGTCCTGTTGGCGCAGACTGGTAGCGGGCGTAGAGGCGTCATTGCGCCGCGGTGACCCGGTTCTCGCATACGGCCAGTTGCGCTCGCGGGAGTACCGCGGCAAAGACGGCATGGCACGTCGGGATCTGGAAATGCGCGCCACCGCGGTCGGTCCCGACCTCGCCCGCTGCACCGCCCAGGTCACCCGCTGGTCCGCGGAGCGGTGGACCGACGAGCCGGCACCGGCTCTCCCGGTCGCGGCGTCCGGCGTGCTGTCCGACGCCCTCCCGCCGGAACAGCCGTCGCACCCGGTGACACAAGACGAGGCGCTGCCCGCTCCGGTGTGA
- the ettA gene encoding energy-dependent translational throttle protein EttA: MAEFIYTMKKVRKAHGDKVVLDDVTLNFLPGAKIGVVGPNGAGKSSVLKIMAGLDQPNNGDAFLATDATVGILMQEPALNEEKTVRGNVEEGLGEVKVKLDRFNEIAELMATDYSDELMDEMGKLQEYLDHADAWDVDSQLEQAMDALRCPPPDEPVTNLSGGERRRVALCKLLLSKPDLLLLDEPTNHLDAESVLWLEQHLAAYTGAVLAVTHDRYFLDNVAQWILELDRGRAYPYEGNYSTYLEKKAQRLEVQGKKDQKLQKRLKDELAWVRSGAKARQAKNKARLGRYEEMAAEADKHRKLDFEEIQIPAGPRLGNVVVEVEHLDKGFGDRQLIKDLSFTLPRNGIVGVIGPNGVGKTTLFKTIVGLEAPDSGTVKIGETVKLSYVDQNRAGIDPKKNVWQVVSEGLDFIQVGNQEMPSRAYVSAFGFKGPDQQKPAGVLSGGERNRLNLALTLKQGGNLILLDEPTNDLDVETLGSLENALEQFPGCAVVISHDRWFLDRTCTHILAWEGDSDSEAKWFWFEGNFEAYEANKIERLGVEAARPHRVTHRKLTRD; encoded by the coding sequence ATGGCTGAGTTCATTTACACGATGAAGAAGGTTCGCAAGGCGCACGGCGACAAAGTCGTGCTCGACGATGTCACCTTGAACTTCCTTCCCGGCGCCAAGATCGGTGTCGTCGGCCCGAACGGTGCTGGTAAATCCAGTGTCCTGAAGATCATGGCCGGACTGGACCAGCCGAACAACGGCGACGCGTTCCTCGCGACCGACGCGACCGTCGGCATCCTGATGCAGGAGCCTGCGCTCAACGAGGAGAAGACGGTTCGCGGCAACGTCGAGGAGGGCCTCGGCGAGGTCAAGGTGAAGCTGGATCGCTTCAACGAGATCGCCGAGCTGATGGCGACCGACTACTCCGACGAGCTCATGGACGAGATGGGCAAGCTGCAGGAGTACCTCGATCACGCCGACGCCTGGGACGTCGACTCCCAGCTGGAGCAGGCCATGGACGCGCTGCGTTGCCCGCCGCCGGACGAGCCGGTCACCAACCTCTCCGGTGGTGAGCGTCGCCGCGTCGCGCTGTGCAAGCTGCTGCTGAGCAAGCCCGACCTGCTGCTGCTCGACGAGCCGACCAACCACCTCGACGCCGAGAGCGTGCTCTGGCTCGAACAGCACCTGGCCGCCTACACCGGCGCCGTCCTGGCCGTCACCCACGACCGGTACTTCCTCGACAACGTCGCCCAGTGGATTCTCGAACTGGACCGCGGTCGCGCCTACCCCTACGAGGGCAACTACTCCACCTACCTGGAGAAGAAGGCCCAGCGGCTCGAGGTGCAGGGCAAGAAGGATCAGAAGCTGCAGAAGCGGCTCAAGGACGAGCTCGCCTGGGTGCGCTCGGGCGCCAAGGCGCGCCAGGCCAAGAACAAGGCGCGCCTGGGTCGCTACGAGGAGATGGCGGCCGAGGCCGACAAGCACAGGAAGTTGGATTTCGAGGAGATCCAGATTCCGGCGGGCCCGCGCCTCGGCAACGTGGTCGTCGAGGTCGAGCACCTGGACAAGGGCTTCGGCGATCGTCAGCTGATCAAGGATCTGTCGTTCACGTTGCCGCGCAACGGCATCGTCGGCGTGATCGGTCCGAACGGTGTCGGTAAGACGACGCTGTTCAAGACGATCGTCGGCCTGGAGGCGCCGGACAGCGGCACGGTGAAGATCGGCGAGACGGTCAAGCTGAGCTACGTCGACCAGAACCGCGCGGGCATCGACCCGAAGAAGAATGTGTGGCAGGTGGTTTCCGAGGGCCTGGACTTCATCCAGGTCGGCAACCAGGAAATGCCGTCGCGGGCCTACGTCAGCGCGTTCGGCTTCAAGGGTCCGGATCAGCAGAAGCCCGCGGGCGTGCTCTCCGGTGGTGAGCGCAACCGGTTGAACCTGGCGCTGACCCTCAAGCAGGGTGGCAACCTGATCCTGCTCGACGAGCCCACCAACGACCTGGATGTGGAAACGCTCGGATCGCTGGAGAACGCGCTCGAGCAGTTCCCCGGTTGTGCCGTGGTCATCTCCCACGACCGCTGGTTCCTCGACCGGACCTGCACCCACATCCTCGCGTGGGAGGGTGACTCGGACAGCGAAGCCAAGTGGTTCTGGTTCGAGGGCAACTTCGAGGCGTACGAGGCCAACAAGATCGAGCGCCTCGGTGTCGAAGCGGCCCGTCCGCACCGCGTCACCCACCGCAAGCTGACCCGCGACTGA
- a CDS encoding NAD-glutamate dehydrogenase encodes MTVSSELSSAAWAASLPQALRGELATLEEAYFRHVDAGDVDCAITGITQIFRRHMELAMHRPAGRALVRVYHPDDSSGLGAAVQVVTDDMPLLVESITSSLSRLGVSVSEVIHPIFEVERDADGRLEQAAPHEVDGNGAAGLRESWMHLQLHPATSRAQLSRIESGLPNVVADVRQVIGDTEAIKQVQSGLADDLELAAKSGNAPFSETDLVDTANLLRWLASGNFTVLGYARYRLSSDQDQETSNALPGTCLGVLRPDVGTDFQVPINAIDRPLLILTQGLVPATVHRSVYPYFIGVADFDEAGTIVGEHLFIGVFTVTAVHENVLDIPVIERRVRSVIEESGFDLESFSGQAMLEVIQSFPRTELFSSDNDTMRKTAVAVLNVGLRRQVRLFLRADGYGRFVACLVYLPRDRYTTRVRLEMQEILVRELGGVDIDYSARVAESDLASVYFTVRMPAAERGAPRYAAAPAADTSEANRLRIQSLLAEASRTWEDHLNDEVSTSTMLDPAVVQRYAEAFPDAYKEDFEADRALADIVRLEHLRDGGIDQYLYRNAGSDPGSWRFSLYVGGAGISLSQVLPVLQSLGVEVVDERPYQLELEPQLGADPSSGGERWIYDFGLLARPELLRSALDRDLDAELLESSKRAAVLEAEVRGLHDRFTEAFEAAWYGRAEADALNELVLRARLPWRAVSILRAYAKYLQQAGFPYSQANISRVLLTYPDVARLFVDLFGARFDPDTVSAEHAAELEHQVRSRIDEVVSLDADRILRAILNLIRATLRTNYYVTDAEGMPRDYLSMKVEPREISELPKPRPQFEIFVYSPRVEGVHLRFGPVARGGLRWSDRLEDFRTEVLGLVKAQAVKNAVIVPVGAKGGFVVKQPPAATGDPVADRQALGAEGVACYRTFISGLLDVTDNVDRATGEVVPPARVVRRDGDDTYLVVAADKGTATFSDIANDVAKRYGFWLGDAFASGGSAGYDHKAMGITAKGAWESVKRHFLEMDIDTQAEDFTVVGIGDMSGDVFGNGMLLSEHIRLIAAFDHRHIFLDPNPDTAASYAERQRMFQLPRSSWADYDAKLISAGGGVWDRTVKSVPISPQARKALGLADDVESLSPPELVRAILLAPVQLLWNGGIGTYIKASTESNADVGDKSNDPVRVNGNQLRVKVIGEGGNLGATALGRIEFCRNGGKMNTDALDNSAGVDCSDHEVNIKVLLDGVVSSGELPEPERNPLLASMTDEVAQIVLEDNVAQNFLMGISRTDAPQMLNVHMRLIDDLEQRRGLDRELEALPSEAQMQRMLEEGVGLTSPELANLMAHVKLSLKADLLETDLPDSAYFTTRLPDYFPTPLRERFGAAIKKHRLRREILTTMIVNEMVDYGGITYAHRLSEETGATATDSVRAFAAATEIFGLPQMWARIRAADATTSVRDLLELETKRTLDRASRWFLSNRPQPIAVGAEINRYCRGVQELAPKVPGWLRGHHVSTLTDQSAELIARGAPTDLATEVFGLLNLFPLLDIVDIADITDRDGDEVGALYYALNEHLKIDWLLEAVSHLERGDRWHSLARLALRDDMYASLRSLTLDVLSAGDPEESADEKIAYWESKNQSRLGRARAALSELFESGTHDLATLSVAARQVRSMVSGVGAQSEVAAR; translated from the coding sequence ATGACGGTCTCGTCCGAATTGTCCAGTGCGGCGTGGGCCGCGAGTTTGCCGCAGGCACTGCGCGGCGAACTGGCGACCCTCGAGGAGGCGTATTTCCGCCACGTCGACGCTGGCGATGTGGACTGCGCGATCACCGGCATCACACAGATCTTCCGGCGGCACATGGAATTGGCCATGCACCGTCCGGCAGGCCGGGCACTAGTACGGGTGTACCACCCGGATGACAGCTCCGGCCTCGGCGCGGCGGTACAGGTCGTCACCGACGACATGCCGCTGCTGGTCGAGTCGATCACCTCGTCGCTGAGCAGGCTCGGCGTGAGCGTGAGCGAAGTTATCCATCCGATTTTCGAGGTCGAGCGCGACGCGGACGGACGCCTCGAGCAAGCCGCCCCGCACGAGGTGGACGGCAACGGCGCGGCCGGGCTGCGCGAATCCTGGATGCACCTGCAACTGCATCCGGCCACCAGCCGGGCCCAGCTGAGCCGGATCGAATCCGGCCTGCCGAACGTGGTCGCCGACGTGCGCCAGGTCATCGGCGACACCGAGGCGATCAAGCAGGTGCAGAGCGGGCTCGCCGACGACCTGGAGTTGGCCGCGAAGTCCGGCAACGCGCCGTTCTCGGAGACCGACCTGGTCGACACCGCGAACCTGCTGCGCTGGCTGGCCAGCGGCAACTTCACCGTGCTCGGCTACGCCCGCTACCGGCTGAGCTCGGATCAGGACCAGGAAACGTCCAACGCACTGCCCGGCACCTGCCTGGGCGTGCTGCGGCCCGACGTCGGCACCGATTTCCAGGTGCCGATCAACGCGATCGATCGGCCGCTGCTGATCCTGACCCAGGGCCTGGTCCCGGCCACCGTGCATCGCTCGGTCTACCCGTACTTCATCGGGGTGGCCGATTTCGACGAGGCGGGCACCATCGTCGGCGAGCACCTGTTCATCGGTGTCTTCACCGTCACCGCCGTGCACGAGAACGTGCTCGACATCCCGGTGATCGAGCGTCGCGTGCGCTCGGTGATCGAGGAGAGCGGGTTCGATCTGGAGTCGTTCTCCGGGCAGGCGATGCTCGAGGTCATCCAGTCCTTCCCGCGCACCGAGCTGTTCTCCTCCGACAACGACACGATGCGCAAGACCGCCGTCGCGGTGCTGAACGTCGGGCTGCGCAGGCAGGTGCGCCTGTTCCTGCGCGCGGACGGCTACGGCCGCTTCGTGGCCTGCCTGGTCTACCTGCCGCGCGATCGCTACACCACCCGGGTGCGCCTGGAGATGCAGGAGATCCTGGTCAGGGAGCTGGGCGGCGTCGACATCGACTACTCCGCCCGGGTCGCCGAAAGCGATTTGGCCAGTGTGTATTTCACGGTGCGCATGCCCGCGGCCGAGCGCGGCGCCCCGCGCTACGCCGCGGCCCCGGCGGCCGACACCTCCGAGGCCAACCGGCTGCGCATCCAGAGTCTGCTCGCCGAGGCGAGCCGCACCTGGGAAGACCACCTGAACGACGAGGTGAGCACCTCGACGATGCTCGATCCGGCGGTGGTGCAGCGCTACGCCGAGGCGTTCCCCGACGCCTACAAGGAGGACTTCGAAGCCGATCGCGCGCTGGCCGATATCGTCCGGCTCGAACACCTGCGCGACGGCGGCATCGACCAGTACCTGTACCGCAACGCGGGCTCGGATCCGGGCAGCTGGCGCTTCTCCCTCTACGTCGGGGGCGCGGGCATCTCGCTGAGCCAGGTGCTGCCGGTGCTGCAGAGCCTTGGTGTCGAGGTCGTCGACGAGCGGCCCTACCAGCTGGAGCTGGAACCACAGCTCGGCGCCGACCCGAGCAGCGGCGGGGAGCGCTGGATCTATGATTTCGGCCTGCTGGCCCGGCCGGAACTGCTGCGCAGCGCGCTCGATCGGGATCTGGACGCCGAACTGCTGGAGTCCTCCAAGCGCGCCGCGGTGCTCGAAGCCGAGGTGCGCGGTCTGCACGACCGCTTCACCGAGGCGTTCGAGGCGGCCTGGTACGGCCGTGCCGAAGCCGACGCGCTCAACGAGTTGGTGCTGCGTGCCCGGCTGCCGTGGCGCGCGGTGTCGATCCTGCGCGCCTACGCGAAATACCTGCAGCAGGCGGGCTTCCCGTACAGCCAGGCGAACATCTCCCGGGTGCTGCTGACCTATCCGGACGTGGCACGGCTGTTCGTCGATCTGTTCGGGGCGCGCTTCGACCCCGACACCGTCTCGGCCGAGCACGCCGCCGAACTGGAACACCAGGTGCGCAGCCGGATCGACGAGGTGGTCAGCCTGGATGCCGACCGCATCCTGCGCGCCATCCTCAACCTGATCCGTGCGACGCTGCGCACCAACTACTACGTCACCGATGCCGAAGGCATGCCGCGCGACTACCTGTCGATGAAGGTCGAGCCGCGCGAGATCAGCGAATTGCCCAAGCCGCGGCCGCAATTCGAGATCTTCGTGTACTCGCCCCGGGTCGAGGGCGTGCACCTGCGGTTCGGTCCGGTCGCGCGTGGCGGGTTGCGCTGGTCGGACCGCCTCGAGGATTTCCGCACCGAGGTGCTCGGCCTGGTCAAGGCGCAGGCGGTGAAGAACGCGGTGATCGTCCCGGTCGGCGCGAAGGGCGGCTTCGTGGTGAAGCAACCGCCCGCGGCCACCGGTGATCCGGTCGCGGATCGGCAGGCACTGGGCGCCGAGGGCGTCGCCTGCTACCGGACCTTCATCTCCGGCCTGCTGGATGTGACCGACAACGTCGATCGCGCCACCGGCGAGGTCGTGCCGCCCGCGCGGGTGGTCCGTCGCGACGGGGACGACACCTACCTGGTCGTCGCCGCCGACAAGGGCACCGCGACCTTCTCCGATATCGCCAACGATGTGGCCAAGCGCTACGGCTTCTGGCTCGGTGACGCGTTCGCCTCCGGTGGTTCGGCAGGCTACGACCACAAGGCGATGGGCATCACCGCCAAGGGCGCGTGGGAGAGCGTCAAGCGCCACTTCCTGGAGATGGACATCGACACCCAGGCAGAGGATTTCACTGTCGTGGGCATCGGTGACATGAGCGGTGACGTGTTCGGCAACGGCATGCTGCTCTCCGAGCACATCCGCCTGATCGCCGCGTTCGATCATCGGCACATCTTCTTGGACCCGAATCCCGACACGGCGGCGTCCTACGCCGAGCGGCAGCGCATGTTCCAGCTGCCGCGCTCGTCGTGGGCGGACTACGACGCCAAGCTGATCAGTGCAGGCGGCGGCGTGTGGGACCGCACGGTGAAGTCGGTGCCGATCAGCCCGCAGGCGCGCAAGGCCCTCGGCCTCGCCGACGATGTCGAGTCCCTCTCGCCGCCGGAGCTGGTGCGTGCGATCCTGCTCGCCCCGGTCCAGCTGCTGTGGAACGGCGGCATCGGCACCTACATCAAGGCGAGCACCGAGTCCAACGCCGACGTGGGCGACAAGTCCAACGACCCGGTCCGGGTCAACGGAAACCAGTTGCGCGTCAAGGTGATCGGTGAGGGCGGCAACCTGGGTGCGACGGCGCTCGGCCGGATCGAGTTCTGCCGCAACGGCGGCAAGATGAACACCGACGCGCTGGACAATTCGGCCGGTGTCGACTGCTCCGACCACGAGGTCAACATCAAGGTGCTGCTCGACGGCGTCGTCAGCAGTGGCGAGCTGCCCGAGCCCGAGCGCAACCCGCTGCTCGCCTCGATGACCGACGAGGTCGCGCAGATCGTGCTGGAAGACAATGTGGCGCAGAACTTCCTGATGGGGATCTCGCGCACCGACGCACCGCAGATGCTCAACGTGCACATGCGGCTGATCGACGACCTCGAGCAGCGCCGCGGCCTGGACCGCGAACTGGAGGCGCTGCCCTCGGAGGCGCAGATGCAGCGCATGCTCGAAGAGGGTGTCGGCCTGACCTCGCCGGAACTGGCGAATCTCATGGCACACGTGAAGCTTTCGCTCAAAGCGGATCTGTTGGAAACGGACCTGCCGGACAGCGCCTACTTCACCACCCGGCTGCCGGACTACTTCCCGACACCGCTGCGCGAGCGCTTCGGTGCGGCGATCAAGAAGCACCGGCTGCGTCGCGAGATCCTCACCACGATGATCGTCAACGAGATGGTCGACTACGGCGGCATCACCTACGCGCACCGGTTGAGCGAGGAGACCGGCGCCACCGCCACCGACTCCGTCCGCGCGTTCGCGGCGGCGACCGAGATCTTCGGCCTGCCGCAGATGTGGGCACGGATCCGGGCTGCCGATGCCACCACCTCGGTGCGTGACCTGCTGGAGCTGGAGACCAAGCGGACCCTGGACCGGGCGTCGCGCTGGTTCCTCAGCAACCGGCCGCAGCCGATCGCGGTCGGCGCGGAGATCAACCGGTACTGCCGCGGCGTGCAGGAATTGGCGCCGAAGGTGCCGGGTTGGCTGCGCGGCCACCACGTCTCGACGCTCACCGACCAGTCGGCCGAGCTGATCGCCCGCGGTGCGCCGACCGATCTGGCCACCGAGGTGTTCGGGTTGCTCAACCTGTTCCCGCTGCTGGACATCGTGGACATCGCCGACATCACCGATCGGGACGGCGACGAGGTCGGCGCGCTCTACTACGCGCTGAACGAGCACCTCAAGATCGACTGGTTGCTGGAGGCGGTCAGCCACCTCGAACGCGGCGACCGCTGGCACTCGCTGGCCAGGCTCGCGCTGCGCGACGACATGTACGCCTCGCTGCGCTCGCTCACCCTCGACGTGCTCTCCGCCGGAGACCCGGAGGAGAGCGCCGACGAGAAGATTGCATACTGGGAGTCGAAGAATCAGTCGAGGCTCGGGCGTGCCCGTGCCGCGCTGTCGGAGTTGTTCGAGTCCGGAACCCACGATCTCGCCACGCTGTCGGTTGCGGCGCGGCAAGTGCGAAGCATGGTGAGCGGGGTGGGCGCCCAGTCGGAGGTAGCAGCACGGTGA
- a CDS encoding acyl-CoA thioesterase, translating into MLPKRFHTQVEVRWSDMDAFQHVNHARMVTLLEEARIPWLLEPGRPTAALGAGCVLADLRVRYRGQLRHEDTPLDIAMWIEQLRAVDFTIGYEVRAAAAAPDSPPAVIASTQIAAFDMRAQRLRRLTDDERDYLAQWRND; encoded by the coding sequence GTGCTGCCCAAGCGTTTCCACACGCAGGTCGAGGTCCGCTGGTCGGACATGGATGCCTTCCAGCATGTGAACCATGCCCGCATGGTGACCCTGCTGGAGGAGGCGCGCATCCCGTGGCTGCTCGAGCCCGGCCGGCCGACCGCCGCGCTGGGCGCGGGCTGCGTCCTCGCCGATCTGCGTGTCCGTTACCGCGGCCAGTTGCGGCACGAGGACACACCGCTCGACATCGCCATGTGGATCGAGCAGTTGCGGGCCGTCGACTTCACCATCGGCTACGAGGTGCGGGCCGCCGCGGCGGCACCGGACTCGCCGCCCGCGGTGATCGCCTCGACGCAGATCGCCGCGTTCGACATGCGGGCGCAGCGGCTGCGCAGGCTGACCGACGATGAGCGGGACTATCTCGCGCAGTGGCGTAACGACTGA
- a CDS encoding AzlD domain-containing protein gives MMLLAGMFALAAGTFAFRWAGPALRERIRFPARVVRVLEVGAVVLLAALVAVTALPAGTGHLGFALPAGVLVAGVLAWRKLPILVVILAAAATTALLRFLGVA, from the coding sequence ATGATGTTGCTGGCCGGAATGTTCGCGCTCGCCGCGGGCACGTTCGCCTTCCGCTGGGCCGGGCCGGCCTTGCGCGAGCGAATCCGCTTCCCCGCGCGGGTAGTTCGCGTGCTCGAGGTCGGTGCGGTGGTGTTGCTCGCCGCACTCGTCGCGGTGACCGCGCTGCCTGCGGGCACCGGTCATCTCGGATTCGCCTTGCCCGCAGGGGTTCTCGTAGCCGGTGTGCTGGCGTGGCGCAAATTGCCGATCCTGGTGGTCATCCTCGCGGCCGCCGCGACGACCGCACTCCTACGTTTTCTCGGCGTCGCCTGA